The genomic segment GCCAACACCGACTACGCGGCGGCGACCGAGTCGCTCAAGGCGCACCTCGTGGACCGGGCCAAGGGCGGTCCGGTGACGCAGCTCAGCCAGCTCTCGGTGCTCCTGCTCGGGGCCGGCGGCGTGGCCCGCTCGGTCGCGTTCTCGCTGCACCGCGAGGGCGCCCAGATCACCATCACCAGCCGCACCTACGAGCGCGCCCAGCGGCTCGCCGAGGACGTGAAGTGCAAGGCGGTGGACTGGCATGCCCGCCACAACGTGACCTTCGACGTGCTGATCAACTGCACGCCGGTGGGGATGCACCCGAACGTGGACGAGTCGCCGTGCCACTTCAGCGTGCTGAAGCCGGGGACGATCGTGTTCGACACCATCTACACGCCGGAAACGACCCTCCTGATCCGCGAGGCCCTCGCCCGCGGGTGCGACACCATCACCGGCGTGGACATGTTCGTGCGCCAGGCGGCCCGGCAGATCGAGCTGTTCACCGGGCTCCTCCCGGACGTCACCGTCATGCGGCAGATCATGCGCAAGGCGCTGTCCCCGCTCACGAAGGCGTTCGAGGAGAACGAGGGGGGCGACGTGCCGCACCCCGAGCCGCCGAAAGCGGACGACGAGTAGACCCCTCGCCCGCGCGGCCGAGACGAGTCCACCGACCAGGATACTGCTCCGCTCAACACCCACACATGGCCCGTAACATCATCCTCGTCGGCTACCGCTGCACCGGCAAAACGACCGTCGGGCGGCGCCTCGCGCAGCTCCTCGGCTGGCCGTTCGCGGACGCGGACGACCACATCGAGGCGGTCGCGGGGCGGTCCGTCACCGAGATTTTTGCGTCCGAGGGCGAAACGGGGTTCCGCGACCGCGAATCGGCGGCGCTGGCCGAATTGTGCGCCCGGTCCGGGTGCGTCATCGCGACCGGGGGGGGCGCGGTCCTGCGCGAACCGAACCGCCGGTTGCTGAAGGCGAGCGGGCTCGTGGTCTGGCTCACGGCCGCGCCCGACACGCTTTGGGGCCGGATGCAGACCGACCCGACCACCGCGGCCCGCCGCCCGAATCTGACCGCCGGCGGCGGGTGGGACGAGGTGCGGGCGCTCGTTGCCGCCCGCGAAGGGCTGTACCGCGAAGTTGCAGATTTCGTGAGGAATGGCGACTCCCAGTCGCCGGACGAGATCGCGGCTGCTATTCTCACGGAATGGAATGGTGGTACTACCTCCCGGCCGTCTTCTGGTGCCTGTGGGCCCTGACCATTGGGCTCATGGTCGGCTCATTTATTAACGTCCTCGTTGCCCGTCTCCCCTACGAGAAGAGCATCGTCTGGCCGTCGTCCCGGTGCTTCTCGTGCTACCGCAAGGTGCGGCTCACGGACAACATTCCGATCCTCGGCTACCTCAGGCTCCGCGGCAAGTGCCGGTACTGCCAGGCGCCGTTCTCCGCCCGGTACCTGTGGGTGGAAGTCGGGACCGGCCTCGCGTTCCTCGCACTCTTCGTTGCCGAGGTGGGCTGCGACTGGCACGGGCTGCCGGGCGTGAAGTACGACCCGCGCGGGTTCGATGGCGCCTCCCCGACGTTCCGCGCGTTCGCGGTGTTCTGCTACCACGCCGTTCTCGTCGCCGGCCTCATCGCCGCGGCGGCCATTGACGCCGAACACCGCATCATCCCGGCGCAGATCACGTACACGGTGATGGCCGTCGGGGTGATCGGCGGCGTGCTGATGCCGTGGCCGTGGCCGCACCCCGCACTGGCGGCGAACGTCATTCCGCCCGCGACGCCCTGGATTATCGAGGACTACCTCGGGAAGATTCCGCGCGGCGTGCAGCCGTGGCCGTTCTGGGGGCCGACGTTCGGATTCGCCCCGCCCGGCAGTTGGAAGCTCGGGCTGTTGACCTCTGTGGCCGGTGCGCTGGCCGGGTCGCTCGCGGTCCGCGCGGTCAAGTGGCTGTTCGAGACCGGCCTGGGCCGCGAGGCGCTCGGCCTGGGTGACGCCGACCTCCTCATGATGGCCGGTGCGTTCCTCGGCTGGCAGATCGTGGTGCTCTCGCTGTTCGTCGGCTCGTTCGCGTCCCTGATTCTGAAACTGTTGGAAGCCATCGTGCGACCGACGGCTCCTTCTGACTCGGCCGCGGGGACGCCCGTTACCGGCCCGCCGGACGCGAACGAGCTCCCGTTCGGCCCCGGTCTGGCGATCGGCGTGGTCGCCACCTGGTTCGCGTGGCCGTGGGTCGGCCCGCGGGTCCAGTTCCCGTTCTTCGACGCCACCATGATGGGCGTCCTCTGTGCCGTCATGGGTATCGGGCTGCTGGCCGCGGCGCTCTTCCTGCGCCGGCCGGTTGAGACCGCGCCCGCCCCGGTGGCGCGGTAGACTCAGACGCCGAGCCGAGTTGATCGCACGCCCCGGAGGTGACCGCAGTTTCGAACGACGCGAACTGCGGTTTTCTCATTTACCGGCCGCTCACTCCTGAGGAAATCATGTCCGAAACGGTGATCGTGGACTACGGGATGGCGAACCTGCGGAGCGTCCAGAAGGCGTTCGAGCAGGTCGGCCATTCCGCCACGATCACCGGAGACCCGAAGCACGTGGCCGCCGCCGGGAAGGTGGTGCTGCCGGGCGTCGGGGCGTTTCGGGACGCGGTGGCGCGGATGCGCGACACCGGTCTGGCCGACGCCGTGCGCCGGCACATCGACGCCGGTCGCCCGTTCCTCGGCATCTGTCTGGGGATGCAGATGCTGTTCGCCCGCGATCACGAGGACGGTCTGCACGAGGGGATGGGCGTCTTCGGCGGCGACGTGGTGCGGTTCCCCGACGTGGTGGGGCTGAAGGTTCCGCACATGGGGTGGAACACGCTCCGCTTCGCCCGGCCCGGGTGCCCGCTGTTCGCCGGGCTGCCGGCCGACCCGGCGGTCTACTTCGTCCACTCGTACTATCCGCAACCGACCGCCCGTGAGATCGTCGCCGCCGAGGCCGACTACCCGACGCCGTTCTGTGCGGCGGTGTGGAAGGACAACGTGTTCGCGACCCAGTTCCACCCGGAGAAGAGTCAGCGGATCGGCTTGCACATGCTCCGCAACTTTGCGTCGCTCTGACGCGCTTCCCGCCCCGACCGGGTCGTGAGTCAGAACGGCGCGTCCTCGGCCTCGCCGAACAAGCTGGGGCCGCTGATCTGCGGTTTCAGCTTCGGTTTGCGGCGCGGCGCTTCTGGCGGCAGCACCACGTTCCCCTTCTTCACCGGTGCGTCCGGTGCGGCCGCAGTGACCGGCAGTTCGTGCTGCTTCTCCAGCGATTCCAGCACCGCCGCCGCGCGGGCGAGGACCGCCTCGGGCACCCCCGCGAGGCGGGCGACGTGGATGCCGTAGCTCCGCTCCGCGTTGCCCGGTGCGATCTTGTGCAGGAAGACGATTTCGTCCTCCAGTTCGCGCACCAGCACGTTGTAGTTCCGCAGCCGGGGCAGGGCGGACGCGAGCTGGGCGAGTTCGTGATAGTGCGTCGCGAACAGCGCCCGGCACCCGATCGTGCCGTGCAGGAACTCCGTCATCGCCCACGCCAGCGACACGCCGTCGTAGGTGCTCGTCCCGCGGCCGATTTCGTCCAGGATCACGAGGCTGCGCGGGGTCGCGTTGTTCAGGATGTTCGCGGCCTCCGTCATCTCCACCATGAACGTCGATTGCCCGCGGCTCAACTCGTCGCTCGCCCCGACGCGGGTGAAGATGCGGTCCGTCAACCCGATCTTCGCCGACTTCGCCGG from the Frigoriglobus tundricola genome contains:
- a CDS encoding shikimate kinase, with the translated sequence MARNIILVGYRCTGKTTVGRRLAQLLGWPFADADDHIEAVAGRSVTEIFASEGETGFRDRESAALAELCARSGCVIATGGGAVLREPNRRLLKASGLVVWLTAAPDTLWGRMQTDPTTAARRPNLTAGGGWDEVRALVAAREGLYREVADFVRNGDSQSPDEIAAAILTEWNGGTTSRPSSGACGP
- a CDS encoding prepilin peptidase codes for the protein MEWWYYLPAVFWCLWALTIGLMVGSFINVLVARLPYEKSIVWPSSRCFSCYRKVRLTDNIPILGYLRLRGKCRYCQAPFSARYLWVEVGTGLAFLALFVAEVGCDWHGLPGVKYDPRGFDGASPTFRAFAVFCYHAVLVAGLIAAAAIDAEHRIIPAQITYTVMAVGVIGGVLMPWPWPHPALAANVIPPATPWIIEDYLGKIPRGVQPWPFWGPTFGFAPPGSWKLGLLTSVAGALAGSLAVRAVKWLFETGLGREALGLGDADLLMMAGAFLGWQIVVLSLFVGSFASLILKLLEAIVRPTAPSDSAAGTPVTGPPDANELPFGPGLAIGVVATWFAWPWVGPRVQFPFFDATMMGVLCAVMGIGLLAAALFLRRPVETAPAPVAR
- the hisH gene encoding imidazole glycerol phosphate synthase subunit HisH, whose product is MSETVIVDYGMANLRSVQKAFEQVGHSATITGDPKHVAAAGKVVLPGVGAFRDAVARMRDTGLADAVRRHIDAGRPFLGICLGMQMLFARDHEDGLHEGMGVFGGDVVRFPDVVGLKVPHMGWNTLRFARPGCPLFAGLPADPAVYFVHSYYPQPTAREIVAAEADYPTPFCAAVWKDNVFATQFHPEKSQRIGLHMLRNFASL